Within Anolis sagrei isolate rAnoSag1 chromosome 3, rAnoSag1.mat, whole genome shotgun sequence, the genomic segment AGaatctgccagaagtgcaggctgagaaaaatgtgggagatgaatgtttTTCTAGATGAAGACACTTGGAACTTCAGAGGCAGAGCGTACAACAGACTTGCTTTTCCCAGCATTTTAGAAAtaaagagaggaaaagcaggtgtgtgaggaatgatgtcatgggagggtttAAAGGAGGTTTTCTGCTGGTACAATCCTTTTGTGAGAACAGCATTGTATTCAGGTGAACGGCTCTTGGCTCCTGGTCCTACGTTTGTGTTTTCACGTAACCAAGTTTTTAAAGTTTGTTCTGGTTCTAGTTTCATGTGTGGCATaggttgcctgccttggattcaaGCTATCATGTTTACAGATATATCTGAGGATTGACTCTTGTGACTAATTTGAAAGGAATTTGAAATCGTGGCCATCTTGGGAATAACAGTTTGAactttgattttcctttttagatttacttatttttatatattcttctcttaataaacttttgcttactggattacctggacagagtgtggtttgtagtgaaaaggtgtttcaggacTCTAGTGCAACAGTAGTGGAGCCCAACATCCACAGCCCTCCCAGCTACAGTTTCTTTACCAGTCAGATTCAGTAAAGCATTGACCATCCCTACAATCAGTCAGGCCTGCTATGGTCCTTTCTCGCCATGTTCATGTCTTAAAAAGAGTGTGGAGATTACGGAATATATCTCACTGTATGGGATTGTACTTTGCATGTTGATATTGGAGGTTTCTGGTTCATATCCACGGTACAAACCCTACATTAGGAAAATAAGTCTCCTGCACTTAAGTATGGCTAAGCAATTCAAGAGAAATTTTCCATGGATCAACACCCAGGTTCCTATATGGTTCAggcagcactttgtatttaacaTCCCCTTTGAAGGCATCCTATATAACCAAACCAGCTGAGATAATTGGTGACATCACATATAGCTCACAACTTTTGGTTGTTTTACAAAATAGAGAGCTATGGCTGGCATTTTAAGGGAAGTTCTGCAGCATTAGGCAGCAGGGCAGTGGCATATCTGGTAATCCATCCATTTCCATCAAATTCTGTAGACCAACAACTGGTACATCTTCCATTTTCTGTccttaattattgtatttctaaTCAACAAATAGACTGTCTATAACAGGCTGCTCTTTGTAtcagttatatttttatatttaaatgaaGAATTAAGGTTGCTGTATTAACCCATGAGGTACTTAACtgttctatttttatatttaaataagCCCAGCATTCCCTCTTACACCTGCAATGAATAGTTTGGTCTACTTTTTAAATCTCTAAATCCGTATTTAATTTAACCTGGGTCACAGAAAATATGTTTCCTTGGAAACTAAATTAAAACTGTTGGGTTATTATAACAGATTGTCCATGCATGAAAGACTGGCCTAAGGAATTCTCATACttgaagaaataaaattaaaaatgatcCCCTCATTCTGAGGCAGGGGGAAAAGAATTAAATAGCTAATCATTTGCCACCTTAAGGTACAAAATCTTATTTGATTTTTGGAGCTAAGAAGGATCAGCTCTGGATAATAAATGAATGGGAAAACACCAACACATACCAGGAGCTGTCAGCTATCCTTCtgaggaaggagctggcaaaaccacctctgagtattcctttctCAAGAAAACCCTACGAAAGTGACGTGATTGGTATAGTTAACAGGGAACTTGAAGGCGCATGAATACCTAATTGGATAGTTCCTTAATAATGCCAGCAACTGCTCCATGGGGCAGCAGCTTCAGGCATCCCTTACAGTAGGATCAACCCCTTTCTGCATTAACTTGCACAATAGATTAGGAATTCATGCACCTTACAAGCTTAGTCAAGTTGTATAGTCTTAAAACTTTTAGTCTTAAAACTTTTTCATGGCATCTTCCTGATGCCTAAGTTCCtgagttcttggtggtatgggcataccaaatcaccttgtatctctgctgaggaatctgtataacgaccaagtagcaacagtaagaacagaccacagaacatATTGGTTCAAGATTgcgaaaggcgtacggcagggttgtatactttcacccaacctattcaacttgtatgcagaacacatcatgtgatgtgcagggcttgacaaatccaaggctggagttaaaattgctggaagaaagattaacaaccttagatatgcagatgataccactttgatgaccgaaagcaaggaggagtagaggaaccttctaaccaaggtgaaagaagaaagtgcaaacgccaggttgcagttaaacatctaGAAAACCAAAATTCAGGCAACCGGacggattgataactggcaaatagagggagaaaacgtggaggcagtaacttgcatttctaggtgcaaagattactgcagacacagactgcagccaggaaatcagaaaacgtttacttcttgggagaagagcaatgaccaatctcgataaaatagtgaagagtagaaacatcacattggcaacaaagatccacatagtcaaagcaacgGTATtctctgtagtcacctatggatgtgagagctggaccataaggaaggctgagcgaaggaagatagatgcttttgaactgtggtgctggaggaaaattctgagagtgctttggaccacaagatccaaccagtccatacttcaggaaataaagcccaactgctcattggagggaaggatattaaagacaaagatgaagtactttggccacatcatgagaagacaggaaagcttagagaagacaatgatgctggggaaaatggaaggaaaaaggaagagaggccgatcaagggcaagatggatggatgggatccttgaaatgactggcttgaccttgaaggagctgggggtagttatggccgacagggagctctgccgtgggctggtccatgagcttACGAAGAATCGGGAGCAACTGAACGATTAAACGATGACATCGAACAAGACCAGGTTCATGGCAGAGACTGATGACCAGCTACCTGCCTCACAAGGTTACCTTAACTTTCAGCACCTGCACTGAAATCTCAATAccatttttgctgctacttcagaCAGAAAGTAGGCCTGTGACTCTAACCATTACCATTTTTCTCCCGTATGATTTTTGAAATCTTTGCTTGATGAAGGCAGTGAAGGCTCAAAAGGTTTGTGTAATGCACTTTATGCTTTGGAGCTGGCCAAACAAAGTATTGCTACTTGCAGATTTTGTCGGTTTTTTGCTACACTGCCAACATGGCTGCCCCTGAATATTTTTAGTACCTTGATGCACAAGATAATTTGACATCCCTTAACATTCAGGCTTCATTTGTGTCTTGTCAACGCCTCCAAAAATGGAAACATTAACATATTGACTGGTATTAATATGAATCCAGACATTAATTCATTAATAATCAAAGTAAATGTAAATATATAGatttataaatatttcaaattaaaaataaagaaatttaaaaatgttTGGTTAATAATAAAGTAGGAACATGTTAAGCTTttaacaagcaaattaaaaatatacaacTCCATCTTAAATTAACACCCCCAAATTAACAAGCAACAGTGTAGGTGTTATGAATGATTAAACTTATGAAGTCTGATACTGTTGTTAAAAATACATTGACTATGAATAATGAATTAATTTTATGAGTTATTTCCAGGCCTTGACTTTGCATTACAGCTTTGGCAGCTCTTAACTCTTTCTTGCCCACATTCATGGCTAagatattattttccttttaattGGAAGAGTTTCGTTTATCTGTCCCTAAAGATATGTCATGGTGTTATGTTGGGGGCATAAGAGAATCATTTTGGAAAAGCAATATTCTTTCTAAGCATATTGTTGTCTGGAATTTCTGCCGTCTTGTTTTATCTCATTAGCACAATCTTAATGACAGTCTTGGCTTTATTCATGGTATTAAATATGTGGACGAAACCTCTTCAACTACTTTCACAAGACAAAATGAATGACTTTTGTAATTGTAGAGATAGTATTACCACTTTTATTTACATATTACATACACCACACAGACAAGTCCTGTTTGactaatattttaatgaatattcatAAACAGTGATGTAGTTGGAGAGAGAAGGGGCCCTGCTGAGTAGCCAGTAATGTGGGAGTCTCTTACACAAAGTTATAAAGCAACTGGGGCAAGTTCACATTACTACCATTGTTAGGATGATCGTGACATCCTAGTTTGCCTTCCTCTCACTGTAAACAAATGATGACTGCTGTGAAACTGATGAAGTTGTAATGAGACTTTTTCCACTTTTGTAAGAAAAAGTGTGAAGAGTTTGGGCTTCTGCATCTTTAAGATAAactgtgtagaccagtggttcccaacctttggtccgccagttgttttggatttcaactccccgaaatcccacccagcttaccatctgttaggaattgtgggagctgaagtccaagacacccggaggaccaaaggttgggaaccactgatgtaaacagAAATTCAGTTTCATGCTATCCTATTGGCTGCAGTTTATATTCCAGATAGTAGAACAGTGATCCGAAgagggagaagtttggaaagctaGAGTAATAGGCAAAGATAAATGCAGAAATCCATTTGAGAAGTACAAAcactctaactcagtggttctcgacctgtgggtcctgaagtgttttggcctacaactcctacaaatcccagacagtttatcagctgttagtatttctgggagttgaaggtcaaaacatctggggactcacaggttgagaaccactggaaattAGTGGAAAAGTAGCACACTCTTGAGTGCAAGACTTTTCTAATTACATCCAGATTAAGCCAATTAATGGTTCTGTCTCTTATTCACAGTCTTACTCATTTTATGAATGAAAGGTGACCActgtatgggcacaactggtgtAAAACAAGAGCAAGTAACTTTTATCTATCCTGCTCCTAGGATAGATACAAGTTTCCACTGATTGCCAAATGTGCCAAAACACCCTAAAAAACAGATACACCCAAaacaacattttgaaaacaattatttaaaatgagttgttgtaggtttttttcgggctatatggccatgttctagaggcattctctcctgacatttcgccagcatctatggcaagcatcctcagaggtagtgaggtctgttggatctaggaaaatgggtttatatatctgtgaaatgaccagggtgggacaaagaactcttgtctgttggagctaggtgttaatgtttcaactgaccaccttgattagcatttgatggcctggcagttcctggggcaatcttttgttgagaggtgattagatgtccccgattgcttcctctctgttgtttttctgttgtaattttagagttttttaatactggttgccagattttgttcattttcatggtttcctcctttctgttgatattgttcacatgcttgtggatttcaatggcttttctgtgtagtctgacatggtggttgttagagtggtccagcatttctgtgttctcaaataatatgctgtgtccaggttggttcatcaggtgctctgctatagctgacttctctggttgaagttccaacagacctcattacctctgaggatgcttgccatagatgcaggccaaatgtcaggagagaatgcctctagaacatggccatatagcaaaacaaaaaacaaaaaccctacaacaacccaataattccagccatgaaagccttcgacaattatttaaaatgtcaaaaaatGCAACTGAGACCTGCAGTTTAATGAAATGAGAAATTCCTGCCTCTTGGAGGCTTTTCAAGAATGCCGGCTCCAGAGATTAGTTGCAAAAAACCACATGGCCCAAGGGGCCGATTCCACCCAGTCGCGGTTTTAAAAGATAGTCTGCTTTAAAGTATAACTATACATTCACTTTACTGTAAACACACAAACAGACAGCAATTATGACTTTTCATTCTTTCACAAATAAGACTGGCTTTCTACTTATTTCCAATATCAATTTCTCCATCTCCCCCATTTATCAGGCCCAGTCTTTGAATATTGGAATAGTGACCCATCAACTTTTCATTCCAAACGTGAACAACTCCATAATCGAACCAGAAATTTGAGCTAGAGACATTTATTTTCTCAAAATGTATTTAGGAGAGCAACTGTGAATATTTTCTATTTGATTGCTCATTTTAATAGGACTATTAATTTCAGAAAGCTTTTAGACGATTAATCATACATCTTTTATCTGTTTCTGAAGTAACTGAACAGATTATAGGAATTCTGAATAGGTTTCAGATTTTTGATTGAAATGAAATGTACTTCACAtgtatatgttgtatatacagagtttttttttgtatttgagaTTTGAGAGTCCCCAACTATACTTTGGTATCATCTCATATTTTTTATTACAGAAACATATTGCATTTGCCATGGGAAAATCTAGTATTCAAGTCTCTAGATCGTTTTATAAGCGCTTTCTTTTGTGCTTCATCAAACCGATGAACTTGGAGATCCTGATCACGGTCAAAAGGCCTTCTCTCTTTGGGTTTATCCTTTTCTTCTGCggctttgctttttaattttttctggtGCATATCCATAAGAGATTCCGATCTCTGAGAATCCTGGATAAGAAATAATATGAGAAATGATATAAATGAATAGTATGTTAAAGGAAAGGGAAGTTTAAAAGGGAGAAATGTTAACCAAAAGATGCTATCTTCACTCTTCTCTGTGCTTTTAAAGGGACAATGAATGCATGAAAGACCACAGAGTGCAATTTTTGTCCTATCTGGATTCATCCTTCTATTAATCCCAAAGCACTGTTATCCCTTATTGTTTTTGAAAAACAAGTGAAGCTTCAATCATGTAACAAGATCATCAGGTCATCTCTCTACATGCagaaatggtttcaaactgcatcataaGGTAGAGTAGATGGGGtcatattgtgtaaatgctgacTGTAGGTCTCCACTCTGGATCACAGTAATGGGATTTTTCCTGCAGTAGGAATTCTAAGTGCATTGTTTAAATTCTATAGACTCACTGGAAAAAAAAAGTTCTATTGTGAAAGATTCAACCAGCTCTTATTGCACAATCATGATCTTGAAAGTAAGATTTCAACAAAAAAAAGATACTATATATTAGAATCAGAAGTATTCCCACAAATACCAACACCACTGTGGGGAAAGGGCAGAAACTCTACATAATACATACATTGTATGAGGACAATTGCTCGACCAATCTTTTGTCTCTCTCTGAAAAGAGTATTTCTGCCTCATCCTTATTGACAGGTTTTTTGCCATCTTTCAGTTCCTGATAAATAAGAGAAAAGCAATTGATTAGTAGGTATCAAAGGtgagctatttttttaaaaactaaacgtATCAGCCATATCTATCTTGAggaaaaaatctgtttttttccttgcaaaaatccaataacaacaacaactttatttttgtaccccgactccatctcaccaaagggactcagggtagcttacatgGAGATGAGCCCGAAcagtacattaaaatacataatggcaacataaaaaaaataaaacaacattacagCAAACATCAACCAACAACAATGAGCTCTATGGTAACAATAGGTTTCCGGGTACAGGTGGGCGGACTGGTGCATAAACAATTGTGAGAATAGGGCTGATGAAGTGCATACATTACATGGCAACAGTGAAGATAAAGAGCAGTATGAGAATAGAGCATTATAAATGTAAATGCAGAACACTACACAGGAATATTCATTGTGTAAGTGTAGCTTACACAGTGGCTTCTGAGATCTTAAAGTACAATTGTGTGTCAAAGTTTTAACACAAGGGAACATGAAATGTTGTTTATTAAATGCCAGCAACAtttaaaaggaaagaggaaaaggaaattgtttgtttgctttttcttgGCGCACAGCTACTCCAGCCTATTCACATGCTGTTATATCACAGAGCCCCCTAGGGTTCAAAAGTGCACACTGCAATTCTCACCTAGCCTTAAATGCCCTCCTCATGCTTTTGTCCTGGAACAAGAGGCAGTTGGGGTTCAGCCTTGTTGCCACTGGACTTGCTTAAGGGAGACAGACAGGCTCTGCTCAGCCCCtgatctttctctctccccccacctccAGATTAGGTATTATTTAAATGATAAATATTAGAAAGTCATTGTTTGCGTTTATGTTTTATGAAtggtccctggtggcacagcaggttaaactgctagctgctgaacttgctgactgaaaggttggcggttcgaatccagggagcagggcgagctcccactgttagccccaacttctaccaacctagcagtttgaaaacatgcaaatgtgagtagagcaataggtattgcttctgtgggaaggtaacgaaattctatgcagtcatgcccaccacatgaccttgaaggcatctatGGAAAATTCCGGCTCTtcagcaacccccagagttggacatgactaaatGTCAGGacaaatctttacctttttattagaAATAGTCACCGTTTGAGTTTGCATTTTATGAATAGCCCCATTAGAAAATGAATAAGGatgtgtgtgaactacaactccaatcatCTTGGgaaaattccccccaaaccccacaagtatttaaagttggtcatgttgggtatatgtgccaagtttgattcagatccattgtcagtgaagttcacagtgctcttcgcATATAGATGAacgacagctcccatcatccagggTCCATCACACCGAAACCTCACCACTagttaaagttggccatgttgggcatgtgcgccaaatttggtccagatccatccccggtggggttcacagtgtcCTCTtaatgtgggtaaactacatctcccaacatcctgggctaacccccccccccccccaattctgccAGCAGTTAAACTTGGTCATGTTGAGTATGTGTGATAAATTTGATAAATTAGTTGGCGGGGTTTATAGCGctctctagatgtgggtgaactataactgccATCATCCCATGTCACTCCCTCTACCCCCAACAGTATTGGAAATTGGTCATGGTGGGTAtgtatgccaattttggtccagatccattgtcaagCTGCAAGTTAAACAAAATTTTCTGTTGGAATCTTACATAGCTGGCCAGTGCCACCCAAAAACTAAAATAATTTGACTCATATTCTCTTAAATTTCAGTAACAGGTTGACTGTCAGTAATATACTAATACATGTGAATGAATGAAACCTTACATTTGCTTTCTTCTCTTTATCAGCTGGAGTATCTGTCCAAATTGATCTATCTCCCGATTTTTCATCAGTTCTTCTTTTGAATGTTCGAGGGCCAAGTCCAAAGCCTTTGAGCTCTGGCGGAAGCTCTGTCATCCAAGACTCCCTTTTAACTTGTTTGGACCCATCCTATAAGCAGAAAGTAGAATTAGAAGCAGCAGTATTTCCTTCAGATTTTCAGAAGTACTTCTgctcattaaaaaaattaaaataggcaTGAATCAAGAAATAAGCTTACATCATCTTGACCAAGAagtttctctttcattctctgtGCTCTGTGTTCAATTTCTGCCGTTATATTTGAGTCTACTGGCTCTCTGGGAGGCATTGGGCCAAtcacagcttcttcttcttcgctGTCTGTACTCTTCATTGTAACATGAAATAAAAGCAATTTCTATTAATACAACCAGCTAAATAGCTGTATTTGGTACTCTGCCCCAGAGTCTTCAAAGTTTCACATGCATCATAATCTTAACAGCAATTTTACAGCTGAAGTTCATACATACTATAAATGGGTGAGTGGGCATAGGTTTGAGTCAATTACCTGCTTAAGTTTACAAGAAATGAAACTTGATTAGGAATTTACTCATAGCTCCGTTCCCACGCACTCATTCCAAATTGGTCACAATAATGTTTCTGCTCAGTGGTTCATAAAAGATTGCTTGCCTCCACAAGCAGTGACCTATTTGCTCTTTTGCTGTAGATATAATACACATGTGTTTGTGTTTGCATGCACATGCAGTACTGTTCAGTGTATCCCAAGCTTTTCTAAATACATTTGAAAATTAAATCTCCCACAACAGGaacagaggaaagaaagagactgCATGAAGTGCTTCAAGCTTTAAAAAACTTCTCTAGTTTCACTCATCATCCAGAACCTTTGCAGATTCTAATGGCAATTCACAGATGCCAAATAGCCAACCCTATTTGGCCTCAATATAGATATATTGGTCCAAACATTTTCAGTGCAAAAGATCTCAAGTGCTGCACTTCTATCCATACCTGATCCATGTAACTTCTGTTTTCTTCATTCTTAAATCCAGGTGGTAAAGCAGGACCTATAATAGgcctgaaaaaaacaacaaaaaaacaaaccatatgttatattttaatcaAGTATATAAAGCCATGTGAAAATGCAGATAAATGTTATTTACAAACATTTCTACTTGACCTACAATTAAACTTCATGATCTCAGAaatatttttcctcctcctcctcctcattattattattattattattattattattattattattattattttacatttactGGGCCTGAATTTGAGAACTGCCGAATCATTCTTCTGATGCCACTGCCTGCCAAATGCTGAAGACAAGCTTGCCTTTTAAGAAGGTGTTTGACATAGGGCtaagatataaatattttttaataacaacgacaaaataataataataataataataataatttttaaaaaaactttatttataccccgccacaatctcccccaatggggactcagagaggcttacatgaggccaagcccaaacaacaaattacaatgaaataaaatacaataaaataaaaaccaaaacgcaaacaacaacataataaaatacaaaaaaagcaatatacacaaaacataaaaacacagtttttaaatgtattacctgcctctccttttggctcgaggcagggcacaacatagtcaaagacatctataaaaagacatcttacagagagaggtcaaccctcctgttcaaggagctccactggctgccatttattttccgagcccaatttaaggtgcaggtgcttacctacaaagccctgaacggtttgggaccatcctaccttcgagaccgcatcacagtctacgaacccacacgctcgctccggtcatcaggagaggccctgctcgtgatcccacccgcctcgcaggcgcgtttggtggggacgcgggacagggccttctctgtggtggccccccacctctggaatgccctcccgaaagatctcagacaggcccccaccttggcggtttttagaaaaaacctgaaaacctggctattccaacgtgccttctcagattaggaaccccactatcaaagcccagaagcactttagtagagtcaagaccactctcaacgcacaccgcacttatactttaatctcatatccccccgtcacttttttcagcacttttaaccctgtaccccactccagccGGCACAGTTTTTTAATATGTCccgttgtattgtttattgccattGCTCTCTGcttaaactgttttatttgctatgtattgtattgttgtattgtgttgtgctgggctccggcctgttgtaagccgcatcgaatccctttgggagatgctagcggggtacaaataaagtttaataataataataataataaaacacatacTGAAGTATAGGCAAATACAAccatattaaaacacacatggcccatgtggtctcttccgacTTTGTGCTTCTATGAAATGAAAAATGGATTCAAATATTTTATAGAATTTCCCAATACAGCCATTACTGCAGTTTTATTTGCTTTCAAATTTGATATCTTATTTTCAATGTCTTTCAATTTCAGTCCATTTCtacaaaaaaatacatattttttcatgcccatcctttaaaaaaataaaataaaagatttgTTAAACAAAGTATTAGGAATGGTATTTCTACAGGATGATATCTCCTGTAGAAAACAATTTGTGCATTAATTCCGTTTATTGGTTTGGATTTCTTAGCATAATATGAAACTACTGTAAGTTATTAGACTCCAAATTTACTTTTAATGTAAACTTGACTGCCTTCAGCATCCTGTAATTCTAATGAACAGCATTTCCATAAAACAACTCCTATTCCCTTCTTTCAGAGCAGCCTCTTCATGCATGTAATCCTAGTATATGATTGGGGAGTTTTGTGTGCACACATTTCTTGTAGTACTATCTCCTTAAAGtcattgaaagaaagaaaaaacaagaaactTTAACAGAATCTCCTTGCCCCTTCTCCAATAATGTCTCATTGTTTAAGAAGCCTTCCTTTCctgcccctccttcctctctacGGAGCCAAGAGCTATTTGAAACTCCCAGTGTCTCTTATCTTCAATTGTGCCCTCTTGAAAATACCCACAGAACTACACAAGAACCCTTCTATATTTTCGTAAAATAGCTGTCCAAAGATCATGCGTTGATACCAATTTTAACTCAGGAAGGCAAACTGACACTGAACAGTTTCAAAAGGTGTTCACTCTGTCCGTGTTTTGTTCTATTTTTGTAACACTTCCTTTTTCCAAGGCATATTGTGTTGCAATATGGCAGCGAAAGTGGCACATTCTGCACCTGACACCATTCTTCTATCTCTTCCACTGTTTGTGGTTTTTGCCCTTCCACTATTCCTGATGGTCAGTTTAAATATTTTCCCATCGAGTGGTAAGGAGGGCCGAAAGGTTTCTATTTATTTGTGTTCAGTGATTCTAATGGAAAGTCTTGAAACACTGCAGTTCAGCTCTTTCTAAATTTTATGTCCCAATACTAGTTTAAAGCCACACatacctttttcttttctccccccacccccagtctATCAGGGTTGTTTATTTAGTCCAAGTGATCTGAATCATTTATTGAAGGGCCTGTGTTTTGTATTCATGCTGGGACTGCTTCCATTTTCACTATTTAAACCCATCTAACTGAATATTCTGTTTTAAGAAACTGTTGATCTTAAAGCTTATCTTGCAAAccgttaattgtttttttttttgttagagaCAAAAACCACATTTTTATAATTTCAATTGCTACCATCGTTTCAACTGAAGTTGACAATTTCTGGTTGATTGGAAGCAAACGTGCAACTATTTGGTTAAACAAATTTCCACTGTTatccattccttcctccttttttccctttcctgttCCTTTTCAGAGTGACATGTTTACCTTTTCACTTGCTCTGCTATGAATCATCTGGCTTGCAGTTCATGAATTCT encodes:
- the GPALPP1 gene encoding GPALPP motifs-containing protein 1 isoform X2 — its product is MASRDLIGPALPPHLASSAAEADPDGDPGQGPALPPGYKSNPEIHNCDQESNPSFVQGEEVSNSEDDEDASPTPRKQRRYQEDDDDGFFGPALPPGFKKQDQSPERPIIGPALPPGFKNEENRSYMDQSTDSEEEEAVIGPMPPREPVDSNITAEIEHRAQRMKEKLLGQDDDGSKQVKRESWMTELPPELKGFGLGPRTFKRRTDEKSGDRSIWTDTPADKEKKANELKDGKKPVNKDEAEILFSERDKRLVEQLSSYNDSQRSESLMDMHQKKLKSKAAEEKDKPKERRPFDRDQDLQVHRFDEAQKKALIKRSRDLNTRFSHGKCNMFL
- the GPALPP1 gene encoding GPALPP motifs-containing protein 1 isoform X1, with translation MASRDLIGPALPPHLASSAAEADPDGDPGQAAGPALPPGYKSNPEIHNCDQESNPSFVQGEEVSNSEDDEDASPTPRKQRRYQEDDDDGFFGPALPPGFKKQDQSPERPIIGPALPPGFKNEENRSYMDQSTDSEEEEAVIGPMPPREPVDSNITAEIEHRAQRMKEKLLGQDDDGSKQVKRESWMTELPPELKGFGLGPRTFKRRTDEKSGDRSIWTDTPADKEKKANELKDGKKPVNKDEAEILFSERDKRLVEQLSSYNDSQRSESLMDMHQKKLKSKAAEEKDKPKERRPFDRDQDLQVHRFDEAQKKALIKRSRDLNTRFSHGKCNMFL